In the Kiritimatiellia bacterium genome, CGCGGCTGAAGCCTTCACGCTTGCGGCGGGAGGCGTTTGTGTTAACGTTTTCCCTCATGAGATTTCGCGGCGGGGAGACACGGTAACATGCTGGGATGGCTCTTTTTGGCCTGCTGCGCCGCCCTGGCGGCCGCCTATTTCATCTACGGGCGTTTCCTGGAGCGGAACCTGGACATCCGCGCCGACCGCGTCACGCCCTCCGTGACGCTACAGGACGGCATGGACTACGTGCCGACCCGGACGTCCGTGCTGTTCGGGCACCATTTCAGTTCCATCGCCGGGGCGGGCCCGATCGTCGGGCCCATCATCGCCGGCCTGGCCTTCGGCTGGTTCCCGGCCCTGCTGTGGATCCTGGCCGGCTCGATCTTCATCGGCGGCGTGCACGACTTCACGGCCCTCGTCGCCAGCCTGCGGCATCGCGCGCGTTCCATCGGCGAGCTGTGCCGGGACCTTTTGAACCCCTCCGCGTACTACGTGTTCCTGGTCTTCATCTGGCTCACGCTGATGTACGTCGAGATCGTGTTCATGGATCTCACGGCCTCGACCTTTGCGCCGGCGACCCAGCCGGAGACCGCGGACCTCCAGTTGCACCAGGGCGGCGTCGTGGCCACCGCGTCCGCGCTGTACCTGCTCCTGGCCGTGCTCTTCGGGTTGACCGTGTACCGCTTCAAGGTCTCGATCGGCCGCGCCACGCTGGTGTTCGTCCCCCTCGTGTTCCTGGCCCTGTGGGTCAGCCACCTCCTGCCGCTGCGCGCCGACCGCCTCCCGGAGGTGTGGCTGCTCGGCAGCGCGAAGAACACCTGGCTGGCGGTCCTGCTCGTTTACTGCTTCTTCGCCTCGATCCTGCCGGTGTGGGTTCTGCTCCAGCCGCGCGACTATTTGTCCTCCTTCCTCCTGTACGCCTGCGTGGGCGGCGGGGTCGCGGGCCTGCTGGTCTCCTCGGCGCGCGGGACGGTCGCCATCCAGTACAACCCCTTCACCGGGTGGTCGAACCCGGAGCTCAAGGGCCTGTTCCCGGCCCTTTTCATCACCATCGCCTGCGGGGCGGTCAGCGGCTTCCACTCCATCGTCGCGTCGGGCACCACGTCCAAGCAGTTGTCGAACGAGAAGTCCGCGCGCACGGTGGCCTACGGCGGCATGCTGGTCGAAGCGGTCCTGGCCCTCGTCGCGCTCGCGGCCGTCATGATCATGGCGGACAAACCCGCGGGGCGGAACCCGGTGGCCATCTTCGCGGGCGGGCTGGGCGAGTTCCTCTCCGCGCTGCACGTCCCGCGCCAGGCCGCGGTGACGTTCGGCCTGCTGGCGGTCAGTTCCTTCCTGCTGACGACGCTCGACACGTGCACGCGGCTGGCGCGGTTCATCTTCGAGGAGCTCTTCGGCTTGAGCGGGCGAACGGCCCGCTACGCGGGCACGCTGGCCAGCCTCGCCCTGCCGGCGCTGGTGGTCTTCCGCCAGGTCGCCGGCCCCGGCGGGAAGCTCATGCCCGCCTGGCAGGCGATATGGCCGGCCTTCGGCGCGACCAACCAGCTCCTGGCCGCGCTGGCCCTGCTGGTGGTCTACGCGTGGCTGCGGCGGAACGGGAAGCGGACGGTCTACGTCCTGCTCCCGATGCTCTTCATGTGCGCGTCGACGCTCACGGCCCTCACGCAGTTGGCGGTGCTGAACCTGTTCCGGAAGGGCAGCCTGCTGGTCGGAAGCCTCTGCCTGTTCCTCGCCCTGCTCGCCGCCGCGCTGATCCTGAACACCGGCTGGAACCTGCTCCGCCCCCGCCCCGCGCCTGTCGGATTCGCGCCGGACACGAAGTAATACCAGGGACAGGTGCGAGGCGGTACGAACGGCGTCGCAGAGCGCCTGCGAGCCCTAAATCTACCCGCCTTCACCCGGATTTGGTATCAGAACTGGAAGTAGATGTACGGCGCGCTGTTGTTCACGGCGGTCAGGACGATCACGATGACCAGCAGCGCCAGCCCGGCCACGCGCAACGGCCACGGCCAGCGGCGCACGCGGGCGTTGAGATCCAGGTATTCCTGGCTGAACTCGACGAACATGTTGCCCAGGAAAATCGCCCAGAAACCCCAGAGGATCCAGGGCGTCGGCGGGACCGGCCCCTCGCGGAAGCCGAACAGGATCTTCAGCATGCGGCCGATCATCGGGACGCTAGGCGCCCGGAAGAACAGCGTGCTGAACATGGTACAGGCGTAGGTGAAGATCGTCGCCGCCAACAGGCCGGGCGTCAGCCGGCGCGACGGGCTCTTCCAGCCGATCCTCTTGCGGAACCCGCGCCAGAGGTAGTAGAGCGCCATGAGCACGGCATGGAAGCCGCCCCAGAACACGAAGTGCCAGCTCGCGCCGTGCCACAGGCCGCAGAGCAGCAGGACGATCATGCCGTTGAGCAACGCGCGCCCCCCGCCCTTCCGGAAGCCGCCGAGCGGGTAAAAGAGATAGTCCCGCAACCAACTGGTCAGGCTGATGTGCCACCGGTTCCAGAAATCCGCAATCGAGGAGGCGAACAGCGGCCGCCGGAAATTCTCGACGATGCGGATGCCGAAGAGGCGCGCGGAGCCGATGGCGATGTCCGAGTAGCCCGCGAAGTCGAAGAAGATCTGGACCGAGAACGCCATCAGGGAGCTCCAGACCGTGAAGGTGGAGTAGCCCCCGGGATTGGCGTA is a window encoding:
- a CDS encoding carbon starvation protein A, with the protein product MLGWLFLACCAALAAAYFIYGRFLERNLDIRADRVTPSVTLQDGMDYVPTRTSVLFGHHFSSIAGAGPIVGPIIAGLAFGWFPALLWILAGSIFIGGVHDFTALVASLRHRARSIGELCRDLLNPSAYYVFLVFIWLTLMYVEIVFMDLTASTFAPATQPETADLQLHQGGVVATASALYLLLAVLFGLTVYRFKVSIGRATLVFVPLVFLALWVSHLLPLRADRLPEVWLLGSAKNTWLAVLLVYCFFASILPVWVLLQPRDYLSSFLLYACVGGGVAGLLVSSARGTVAIQYNPFTGWSNPELKGLFPALFITIACGAVSGFHSIVASGTTSKQLSNEKSARTVAYGGMLVEAVLALVALAAVMIMADKPAGRNPVAIFAGGLGEFLSALHVPRQAAVTFGLLAVSSFLLTTLDTCTRLARFIFEELFGLSGRTARYAGTLASLALPALVVFRQVAGPGGKLMPAWQAIWPAFGATNQLLAALALLVVYAWLRRNGKRTVYVLLPMLFMCASTLTALTQLAVLNLFRKGSLLVGSLCLFLALLAAALILNTGWNLLRPRPAPVGFAPDTK
- a CDS encoding MBOAT family protein; the encoded protein is MLFNSFTYAVFLIVVFCAYLRLPLRGRQWFLLVMSYLFYCWETPIYGTLLAISTFLDYFCGLGLARAESPRARRLILAASVAGNLGMLGFFKYGDFFMHNAVGLGRLLGLEIAWVPMHIILPVGISFYTFQTMSYTIQLYRRQIPAERDFVNFALFVSFFPQLVAGPIERASNLIHQLSTYQRPTWDDIGAGLTRIIFGFFRKLVIADRFAILVDAVYANPGGYSTFTVWSSLMAFSVQIFFDFAGYSDIAIGSARLFGIRIVENFRRPLFASSIADFWNRWHISLTSWLRDYLFYPLGGFRKGGGRALLNGMIVLLLCGLWHGASWHFVFWGGFHAVLMALYYLWRGFRKRIGWKSPSRRLTPGLLAATIFTYACTMFSTLFFRAPSVPMIGRMLKILFGFREGPVPPTPWILWGFWAIFLGNMFVEFSQEYLDLNARVRRWPWPLRVAGLALLVIVIVLTAVNNSAPYIYFQF